Proteins from a genomic interval of Planktothrix sp. FACHB-1365:
- a CDS encoding ion transporter, whose product MAKKIKRRIFLILEAKEHKQRLSRACEYFLMFLIIANTLAVCIESVEEIFEVYEFYFIIFNRFSIGVFTLEYLLRVWSCTTLDRYRHPIWGRLRYMVTPLAIIDLIAFLPFYLPFTNADLRSIKLFGLTRFLQLLKLGRYSRGIKILGQVIRLRQEELILTLNIVCFLLISSATLIYFVEHDAQPDKFPNIPAAMWWGIITLTTVGYGDVYPITPLGKILGGILALLGIGLFALPAGLIASGFTEVITANKKWAETHAPRVCPHCGKPLDEQPNNQTHLKD is encoded by the coding sequence ATGGCTAAAAAAATTAAGCGTCGCATATTTTTAATTTTAGAAGCAAAAGAACACAAACAAAGGTTAAGCCGAGCTTGTGAATATTTTTTAATGTTTTTAATTATTGCCAATACTTTAGCTGTTTGTATAGAATCTGTTGAAGAAATTTTTGAAGTGTATGAATTTTATTTCATTATCTTTAATCGATTTTCTATCGGGGTTTTTACCTTAGAATATCTATTAAGGGTATGGTCATGTACAACCCTTGATAGATATCGCCATCCGATTTGGGGAAGACTCCGATATATGGTAACACCCCTAGCGATTATTGATTTAATTGCTTTCTTACCCTTTTATCTCCCTTTTACAAATGCTGACCTAAGAAGTATTAAATTATTTGGATTAACTCGATTTTTACAGCTTCTAAAATTAGGTCGTTATTCTCGTGGAATTAAAATTTTAGGTCAAGTGATTCGCCTGCGTCAGGAAGAACTAATTTTAACCTTAAATATTGTATGTTTTTTATTGATTTCTTCAGCTACCTTAATTTATTTTGTCGAGCATGACGCTCAACCGGATAAATTTCCAAATATTCCGGCGGCGATGTGGTGGGGGATTATTACGCTAACAACAGTCGGTTATGGAGATGTTTATCCCATTACTCCTTTAGGAAAAATATTAGGGGGAATTTTAGCCTTATTAGGGATTGGACTATTTGCCTTACCTGCGGGGTTAATTGCCTCCGGTTTTACTGAAGTGATCACAGCTAATAAAAAGTGGGCTGAAACTCATGCTCCTAGGGTTTGTCCCCACTGTGGAAAACCTCTGGATGAACAACCGAATAATCAAACCCATCTCAAAGATTAA
- the bioF gene encoding 8-amino-7-oxononanoate synthase — protein sequence MINDAYAWIEKALETIHKVDWYRSVQTVENQAGATLILEGKPLINFASNDYLGLAGDQRLIDAAITATQAFGTGVTGSRLLTGHRQLHRDLELAITQFKQTEDAIVFSSGYLANIGTISALVGQRDLILSDEYNHSSLKNGAKMSGATVLEYQHNNPEHLRELLEGNRLPYRKALIITDGVFSMDGDLCPLLDLLDISEEFSCMLLVDEAHATGVFGKTGAGCVEYFNCTRETLIQMGTLSKAFGSLGGYVAGSAALIDFLRNRAPSWIYTTGLSPADTAAALAAINLVQTEPQRREQLWQNVETLKTLFQEKQLRFNIPLSESLSPIFCVPIKDAATVLTIGQKLKDQGIFAAAIRPPTAHTSRIRISLMATHTPIQLQTLVQVLAEVIPV from the coding sequence ATGATCAATGATGCTTACGCTTGGATAGAAAAAGCCCTGGAGACGATTCATAAAGTTGATTGGTATCGTTCTGTTCAAACGGTAGAAAATCAAGCAGGTGCTACCCTAATCCTAGAGGGAAAACCCTTGATTAATTTTGCGAGTAACGATTATTTGGGATTAGCCGGAGATCAACGGTTAATTGATGCGGCTATTACAGCAACTCAAGCATTTGGAACTGGAGTTACGGGTTCTCGATTGTTAACAGGACATCGCCAACTTCATCGAGATTTAGAATTAGCGATCACTCAGTTTAAACAAACAGAGGATGCCATTGTTTTTAGTTCCGGTTATTTAGCAAATATTGGCACCATTAGTGCTTTAGTTGGACAACGGGATTTAATTTTGTCCGATGAATATAACCACTCCAGTCTCAAAAATGGAGCGAAAATGAGTGGCGCAACGGTGTTAGAATATCAACATAATAATCCTGAACATCTGCGAGAATTACTAGAAGGAAATCGTCTCCCCTATCGTAAAGCACTGATTATTACCGATGGTGTTTTTAGTATGGATGGGGATTTATGTCCTTTACTGGATTTACTCGACATCAGTGAAGAATTTTCCTGTATGTTATTAGTTGATGAAGCTCATGCTACGGGAGTTTTTGGAAAAACAGGAGCCGGATGTGTAGAGTATTTTAATTGCACCAGAGAAACCTTAATTCAAATGGGAACCCTGAGTAAAGCGTTCGGAAGTTTAGGCGGTTATGTAGCAGGTTCGGCGGCACTGATTGATTTTTTAAGAAATCGTGCCCCCAGTTGGATTTACACCACTGGATTAAGTCCGGCGGATACTGCTGCGGCTTTAGCTGCGATTAATCTTGTGCAAACCGAACCCCAACGGCGAGAACAATTATGGCAAAATGTTGAAACTTTAAAAACCTTATTCCAAGAAAAACAACTCCGCTTTAATATCCCCCTTTCTGAATCTCTTTCCCCCATTTTTTGTGTTCCCATCAAAGATGCAGCAACGGTATTAACCATCGGACAAAAACTCAAAGATCAAGGAATTTTTGCCGCCGCTATTCGTCCCCCCACTGCTCATACCAGCCGCATTCGGATTTCCTTAATGGCAACTCATACCCCCATACAATTACAAACCTTAGTTCAAGTTTTAGCTGAGGTAATTCCTGTCTAA
- a CDS encoding GlcNAc-transferase family protein, with the protein MLNSSLQMLVSQSIKTLDSILIDGTLPASERAAVAFKILELAQNITPTVSSDLPSAIAPTQPLSLPKLNFTDPKLFLHLAAYRDSELIPTLKDALKKADRPEKITFGIVWQFIPGEDEIITEKMQEFPCKMIEIDARQSLGVCWARSLGQRLLHDEDFILQLDSHHRFVEGWDSLLLQQLAQCPSPKPVLSAYTPPYIPPDEIPPGYPCTRLTAHHFDEHGILSFIAGESIASYSEPQLGMFLAGGFIFAPRQFYLDVPYDPFLYFRGEEITLSTRAWTKGWDIFYPYQITIYHYYTRTNAKKHWDINSEWYKLEQKSRERIKKILRITPLETESLEIYDIGNIRTLEDYQSFCGINFKTQEISETASKGIPTKSVISKQ; encoded by the coding sequence ATGTTAAATTCCTCCCTGCAAATGCTCGTTTCTCAATCTATCAAAACCTTAGATTCTATTTTGATAGACGGAACTTTGCCTGCGTCAGAACGGGCTGCTGTTGCTTTTAAAATATTAGAATTGGCACAGAATATTACCCCAACGGTTTCTTCTGATTTGCCGTCTGCGATCGCCCCAACCCAACCTTTATCTTTACCCAAACTTAATTTTACCGATCCCAAACTATTTTTACATTTAGCAGCCTATCGAGATTCTGAACTCATTCCTACCCTTAAAGATGCGTTAAAAAAAGCTGATCGCCCCGAAAAAATAACCTTTGGAATTGTTTGGCAATTTATTCCAGGGGAAGATGAAATAATCACTGAAAAAATGCAGGAATTCCCCTGTAAAATGATAGAAATTGATGCCCGACAATCCCTCGGTGTGTGTTGGGCAAGATCCCTCGGTCAACGTTTACTGCATGATGAAGATTTTATTTTACAATTAGATAGTCACCATCGATTTGTCGAAGGGTGGGATAGTTTATTACTGCAACAACTTGCCCAATGTCCGAGTCCCAAACCTGTCCTTTCTGCCTATACTCCCCCTTATATTCCCCCCGATGAAATTCCCCCCGGATATCCCTGTACTCGTTTAACTGCCCATCATTTTGATGAACATGGAATTCTAAGTTTTATTGCTGGAGAAAGTATCGCGTCCTATTCTGAACCTCAGTTAGGAATGTTTCTAGCCGGAGGATTTATTTTCGCCCCCCGACAATTTTATTTAGACGTTCCCTATGATCCCTTTTTGTATTTTCGCGGAGAAGAAATCACCCTTTCAACCAGAGCTTGGACAAAAGGATGGGATATTTTCTATCCTTATCAAATTACAATTTATCACTATTATACTCGTACCAATGCTAAAAAACATTGGGATATTAATTCCGAATGGTACAAATTAGAACAAAAATCCAGAGAACGTATCAAAAAAATATTAAGAATTACCCCTTTAGAAACCGAGAGTTTAGAAATTTATGATATTGGCAATATCAGAACCTTAGAAGATTATCAAAGTTTTTGTGGGATTAATTTCAAAACCCAAGAAATATCAGAAACTGCCTCAAAAGGAATCCCAACAAAATCAGTTATTAGTAAACAGTGA
- a CDS encoding DUF29 family protein produces MIQELEDLKTSILEGRYQDALTLVEQLDGMSRQAKIDAIESQLVRLLIHLVKNQLEQRLTNSWAASIRGALVEIKKLNLQDNRTSTYIQQQEWQSLIEDALESAISDASVEVLNGDYTPFQISEMVNREAVILVAHRLIDLTYRFSKKELPNKINQALIELPGGVTWGKGH; encoded by the coding sequence ATGATTCAGGAATTAGAAGATTTAAAAACCAGTATTTTAGAAGGTCGATATCAAGATGCGTTAACCTTGGTTGAACAATTGGATGGCATGAGTAGACAAGCTAAAATTGATGCCATTGAGTCCCAGTTAGTGAGGCTGTTGATTCATCTTGTTAAAAATCAATTGGAACAGCGATTAACTAATTCTTGGGCGGCATCTATTCGGGGTGCATTAGTGGAGATTAAAAAGTTAAATTTGCAAGATAATCGAACTTCGACTTATATTCAGCAACAGGAATGGCAATCTTTAATAGAAGATGCTTTAGAATCTGCCATTAGTGATGCTTCTGTAGAAGTTCTCAATGGAGATTATACGCCTTTTCAAATCTCAGAAATGGTCAATCGGGAGGCTGTAATTTTAGTCGCTCATCGTTTAATTGATTTAACCTATCGTTTTTCTAAAAAGGAGTTACCGAATAAAATTAATCAAGCGTTGATAGAATTACCGGGGGGAGTCACCTGGGGGAAGGGTCATTAG
- a CDS encoding S-layer homology domain-containing protein, with translation MKQIILILSLITSLSACANSPTGKAIENSLKADPLLQTNSPAPQATTAPVTNPEPSIPPVELPSDFPSEIPPYPNAILQTVMPPTPDSTAVITLWETTDPSNVVQAFYQKELKAKNWKIIENSANETSDNLSAEKENLKVTIAQQPNPETNGKTYFQIRYQPLPIETASSPTPTPTPTPTPTPTPTPTSNPEKPDNNSVPKELSSLVSDVAKLGIFKAPNSQETGTLPDPNGKITRSQYARWIVDVNNQLYANNPAKQIRLAVPSSDPVFTDVPTTHPNFAEIQGLAEAGLIPSPLSGDNTVTKFRPDSNLTREDLIRWKVPLDTRQALPKASLDAVKERWGFKDTSKIDAGALPAILEDYNNGDNSNIRRVFGFTTLFQPKKNVTRAEAAATLWFFGFQGEGISAKDALTDTPKPQQN, from the coding sequence ATGAAACAGATTATTTTAATCCTAAGTTTAATCACTTCCCTTTCTGCTTGTGCCAATAGTCCCACCGGAAAAGCGATTGAAAATTCCCTAAAAGCTGATCCTTTATTACAAACTAATTCCCCCGCACCTCAAGCAACAACCGCACCCGTTACTAACCCTGAACCTTCTATTCCGCCTGTTGAACTTCCCAGTGATTTTCCCTCAGAAATTCCCCCCTATCCGAACGCAATTTTGCAGACGGTGATGCCTCCTACCCCAGATTCAACGGCGGTGATTACCCTCTGGGAAACAACAGATCCCAGTAATGTTGTTCAGGCTTTTTACCAAAAAGAGTTAAAAGCAAAAAACTGGAAAATTATCGAGAATTCGGCTAACGAAACTAGCGATAATCTCAGTGCAGAAAAAGAGAACTTAAAAGTAACCATTGCTCAACAACCCAATCCAGAAACTAACGGAAAAACCTATTTTCAAATTCGTTATCAACCGCTTCCGATAGAAACAGCAAGTTCTCCAACTCCCACACCAACTCCAACTCCAACCCCAACCCCAACTCCAACCCCAACTTCTAATCCTGAAAAACCCGATAACAATTCTGTTCCGAAAGAGTTAAGTTCCTTGGTGTCTGATGTTGCCAAATTGGGTATTTTTAAAGCTCCTAATTCTCAAGAAACGGGAACCTTACCTGATCCTAATGGTAAAATTACTCGCAGTCAATATGCCCGATGGATTGTAGACGTTAATAATCAATTATATGCCAATAATCCCGCTAAACAAATTCGTTTAGCTGTTCCCAGTAGTGACCCTGTATTTACAGATGTTCCCACCACCCATCCTAACTTTGCAGAAATTCAAGGATTAGCAGAAGCGGGGTTAATTCCCAGTCCATTATCAGGAGATAATACGGTTACGAAATTTCGTCCTGATTCTAACTTAACCCGTGAAGATTTAATTCGCTGGAAAGTGCCTTTAGATACTCGACAAGCACTACCGAAAGCCAGTCTTGATGCAGTTAAAGAACGCTGGGGATTTAAGGATACCTCTAAAATTGATGCGGGAGCTTTACCTGCTATTTTAGAAGACTATAATAATGGAGATAATTCCAATATTCGCCGGGTTTTTGGATTTACAACTTTATTTCAACCCAAAAAGAACGTAACTCGCGCCGAAGCCGCAGCCACCCTTTGGTTTTTTGGCTTTCAAGGAGAAGGAATTTCAGCCAAAGACGCCTTAACTGATACTCCAAAACCCCAACAAAATTAA
- the uvrB gene encoding excinuclease ABC subunit UvrB, protein MIPFQLQAPFQPLGDQPQAIAKLTHNIKEGQPFSTLLGATGTGKTFTIASVIEKIGRPTLVLAHNKTLAAQLCNEFRSFFPENAVEYFISYYDYYQPEAYLPVTDTYIEKTASINDEIDMLRHSATRTLFERRDVIVVASISCIYGLGMPAEYLKAAIPLQVGEEIDQRELLRELVAVQYTRNDVELTRGRFRLKGDVLEIGPAYEDRIIRVEFFGDEIEAIRYIDPVTGEVLQSLDGLSIYPARHFVTPEDRLEMACYDIEQELKQRVLELETQGKLLEAQRLSQRTRYDLEMLREVGYCNGVENYSRHLAGRQAGEPPECLIDYFPNDWLLVVDESHVTVPQIRGMYNGDQARKKVLIDHGFRLPSAADNRPLKAEEFWQKVNQCIFVSATPGDWEIEQSQGQVVEQILRPTGVIDPEVFVRPTEGQVDDLYGEIQERVERDERVLITTLTKRMAEDLTEYLQDRGVNVRYLHSEIQSIERIEIIQGLQNRDFDVLIGVNLLREGLDLPQVSLVAILDADKEGFLRSERSLIQTIGRAARNIRGQAILYADNLTESMSKAIEETNRRREIQQNYNQEHGIIPQQIIKKSSNSILEFLDVSRRLNAQTVEKQVETFEELPLESIPDVITQLETQMKAAAKQLEFEEAAKLRDRIKQLRDKLIGH, encoded by the coding sequence ATGATCCCCTTTCAACTTCAAGCTCCCTTTCAACCCCTGGGCGATCAACCCCAAGCGATCGCTAAACTCACCCATAATATTAAGGAAGGACAACCCTTTAGCACCCTATTGGGGGCAACAGGAACCGGAAAAACCTTTACTATCGCCTCGGTGATTGAAAAAATTGGTCGTCCGACTTTGGTTTTAGCCCATAACAAAACCTTAGCCGCCCAATTATGTAACGAATTCCGTTCATTTTTTCCTGAAAATGCCGTTGAATATTTTATCAGTTATTACGATTACTATCAGCCAGAAGCTTATCTTCCCGTAACCGATACTTATATTGAAAAGACCGCTTCTATTAATGATGAAATTGATATGCTCCGCCATTCCGCCACTCGAACTTTATTTGAGCGGCGAGATGTAATTGTTGTGGCTTCTATTAGTTGTATTTACGGGTTAGGAATGCCAGCAGAATATTTAAAAGCCGCTATTCCCCTACAAGTAGGAGAAGAAATTGATCAACGGGAATTATTACGGGAATTAGTTGCTGTTCAATATACTCGCAATGATGTGGAATTAACACGGGGGAGATTTCGTCTCAAAGGAGATGTATTAGAAATTGGCCCCGCTTATGAAGATCGAATTATTCGAGTTGAGTTTTTTGGCGATGAAATAGAAGCTATTCGTTATATAGATCCGGTAACAGGAGAAGTTTTGCAAAGTTTAGACGGATTAAGTATTTATCCCGCGCGACATTTTGTGACCCCAGAAGATCGCTTAGAAATGGCTTGTTATGATATTGAACAGGAACTCAAACAACGAGTTCTTGAATTAGAAACCCAAGGTAAATTATTAGAAGCACAACGGTTATCTCAACGGACTCGTTATGATTTGGAAATGTTGCGGGAGGTGGGATATTGTAATGGGGTGGAAAACTATTCTCGCCATTTAGCTGGACGACAAGCGGGAGAACCTCCAGAATGTTTAATTGATTATTTTCCCAATGATTGGTTATTAGTCGTCGATGAATCTCATGTTACTGTTCCTCAAATTCGGGGAATGTATAATGGTGACCAAGCTCGAAAAAAAGTTTTAATTGATCATGGGTTTCGTTTACCCAGTGCGGCGGATAATCGACCGTTGAAAGCCGAAGAATTTTGGCAAAAAGTCAATCAATGTATTTTTGTATCAGCCACACCCGGAGATTGGGAAATTGAACAATCTCAAGGTCAAGTCGTTGAACAAATTCTCCGTCCGACGGGAGTTATTGATCCTGAAGTGTTCGTGCGTCCAACGGAAGGACAGGTGGATGATTTATATGGAGAAATTCAAGAGCGAGTTGAACGAGATGAACGGGTTTTAATTACAACCTTAACGAAACGGATGGCGGAAGATTTAACGGAATATTTACAAGACCGAGGGGTGAACGTTCGATATTTGCATTCAGAAATTCAGTCTATTGAACGGATAGAAATTATTCAAGGATTACAAAATCGGGACTTTGATGTGTTAATAGGGGTGAACTTATTACGGGAAGGATTAGATTTACCCCAGGTGTCATTAGTTGCGATTTTAGATGCGGATAAAGAAGGGTTTTTACGCTCCGAACGTTCTTTAATTCAAACCATCGGACGTGCGGCGCGAAATATTCGAGGACAGGCTATTTTATATGCAGATAATTTAACGGAAAGTATGAGCAAAGCGATTGAGGAAACCAACCGACGAAGAGAGATTCAACAAAATTATAATCAAGAACATGGGATTATTCCCCAACAAATTATCAAAAAATCCAGTAATTCGATTTTGGAATTTTTGGATGTGTCTCGACGGTTAAATGCTCAAACCGTAGAAAAACAGGTGGAAACCTTTGAGGAATTACCGTTAGAAAGTATTCCCGATGTGATTACTCAGTTAGAAACCCAGATGAAAGCCGCAGCGAAACAATTAGAATTTGAGGAAGCCGCTAAACTCCGCGATCGCATTAAACAATTACGCGATAAACTAATCGGACATTAG
- the trpS gene encoding tryptophan--tRNA ligase: MGKQRVLSGVQPTGNLHLGNYLGAIRNWVDNQAQYDNFFCVVDLHAITVPHNPATLATDTYTIAALYLACGIDLNYSTIFVQSHISAHSELTWLLNCITPINWLQDMIQFKEKAIKQGENVSAGLLDYPVLMAADILLYDADKVPVGEDQKQHLELTRDLAVRFNHLFGQKKAVLKLPDPLIRPEGARVMSLTDGTRKMSKSDPSELSRINLLDDPDTITKKIKRCKTDSVRGLTFDDSDRPECHNLLMLYGILTHKTKAEVTAECQDMGWGQFKPLFTETVIESLKPIQAKYKAVMDDQGYLESVLRTGREKAEAVANETLTRVKDAMGYSRPL; this comes from the coding sequence ATGGGTAAACAGCGAGTTCTATCAGGAGTACAACCGACCGGAAACCTTCATCTAGGGAACTACCTCGGTGCTATTCGCAACTGGGTCGATAATCAAGCGCAATACGATAACTTCTTCTGTGTTGTCGATTTACACGCGATTACCGTTCCCCATAATCCAGCCACCTTAGCCACAGATACCTACACCATTGCCGCCCTATATTTAGCTTGTGGCATCGATTTAAACTATTCTACAATTTTTGTTCAGTCCCATATTTCCGCCCATAGTGAACTCACCTGGCTTCTTAATTGTATTACCCCGATTAATTGGCTACAAGATATGATTCAGTTTAAAGAAAAAGCCATTAAACAGGGGGAAAATGTCAGCGCAGGTTTACTCGATTATCCCGTGTTAATGGCGGCGGATATCTTACTTTATGATGCGGATAAAGTTCCCGTTGGAGAAGATCAAAAACAACATCTGGAATTAACCCGTGATCTTGCAGTAAGATTTAATCATTTATTCGGTCAAAAGAAGGCTGTCCTAAAATTACCTGACCCTTTAATTCGCCCCGAAGGTGCACGGGTGATGAGTCTCACCGATGGAACTCGAAAAATGTCAAAATCCGATCCCTCAGAATTAAGCCGGATTAATTTATTAGATGATCCCGATACAATTACTAAAAAAATTAAACGCTGTAAAACGGATTCAGTTCGAGGTTTAACCTTTGATGATTCTGACCGTCCCGAATGTCATAATTTATTAATGCTCTATGGCATTCTAACCCATAAAACCAAAGCCGAAGTTACCGCCGAATGTCAAGACATGGGATGGGGTCAATTTAAACCTTTATTCACAGAAACGGTCATTGAAAGTCTCAAACCTATCCAAGCAAAATATAAAGCCGTAATGGATGATCAAGGCTATTTAGAATCTGTATTAAGAACAGGTCGAGAAAAAGCTGAAGCTGTCGCCAATGAAACCCTAACTCGTGTTAAAGATGCCATGGGATATTCCCGACCGTTGTAA
- a CDS encoding methylenetetrahydrofolate reductase, whose product MNRFRTACSTLDEFIVTAEVAPPKGADPNHMIEMVRLLKGRVHGVNITDGSRAVLGMSSLAASIILLHHGVEPICQVACRDRNRIGLQSDLLGAHALGIRNILALTGDPVKAGDHPDAKAVFDLESVRLLQAIDKLNHGLDWNQKPLPDGATDLFPGAAVDPQSSSWSGLQSRFERKLKAGAQFFQSQLITDFEKLDKFMTEIAAGTSKPILAGIFLLKSAKNARFINKFVPGVQIPDSIINRLEQAKNPLEEGILIASEQVKIARQLCQGVHIMAVKREDLIPKILDLAGIKPL is encoded by the coding sequence ATGAACCGTTTTCGCACCGCTTGTTCAACCCTAGATGAATTTATTGTTACGGCTGAAGTCGCACCCCCAAAAGGCGCAGATCCAAACCACATGATTGAAATGGTTAGACTACTCAAAGGTCGGGTTCATGGAGTTAATATTACCGATGGTAGCCGTGCTGTTTTAGGTATGAGTTCCCTGGCGGCTTCCATTATTCTGCTGCATCACGGAGTCGAACCCATTTGTCAAGTAGCCTGTCGCGATCGCAATCGAATCGGATTACAATCAGATTTATTAGGAGCCCATGCGTTAGGAATTAGAAATATTTTAGCCTTAACGGGTGATCCCGTCAAAGCAGGAGATCACCCCGATGCGAAAGCTGTTTTTGATTTAGAATCTGTGCGATTATTACAAGCTATTGATAAACTCAATCACGGCTTAGATTGGAATCAAAAACCCTTACCCGATGGCGCAACAGATTTATTTCCAGGTGCTGCGGTTGATCCCCAATCTTCCAGTTGGTCAGGGTTACAAAGTCGCTTTGAACGTAAATTAAAAGCCGGAGCCCAATTTTTTCAAAGTCAATTAATCACCGATTTTGAAAAATTAGATAAATTCATGACCGAAATTGCCGCCGGAACTTCAAAACCCATTTTAGCCGGAATTTTTCTATTAAAATCCGCTAAAAATGCGCGATTTATTAATAAATTTGTTCCGGGTGTTCAGATTCCTGATTCAATTATTAATCGTTTAGAACAAGCTAAAAATCCCTTAGAAGAAGGCATTTTAATTGCATCTGAACAAGTTAAAATTGCCCGCCAACTCTGTCAAGGTGTGCATATTATGGCCGTTAAACGGGAAGATTTAATTCCTAAAATCTTAGATTTAGCAGGAATTAAACCTTTATAG
- a CDS encoding Uma2 family endonuclease, whose translation MSSQLQTRYYTPEEYLEWEEQADYKHEYRDGEIVPMTGGTTNHNKIALNVAAYLKFALRGQNYDVYIGDVRLWIPRYRQYTYPDIMVIQRPPVYSGTGTTTVMNPMLITEVLSKSTQNYDQGDKFTYYRSIPELQEYILIAQQDYKVMQYVKNDKSQWILTEYEGETSQFKLASFDIHFNFNELYEGVDFNQQEFSNNQNLSE comes from the coding sequence ATGAGTTCTCAGTTACAAACCCGCTATTACACACCCGAAGAATATTTAGAATGGGAAGAACAAGCCGACTACAAACACGAATATCGAGATGGAGAAATTGTCCCCATGACCGGAGGAACAACCAATCATAATAAAATTGCTCTGAACGTTGCAGCTTACTTAAAATTTGCACTCCGAGGACAAAATTATGATGTTTATATTGGGGATGTGCGGTTGTGGATACCCCGTTATCGTCAATATACTTATCCTGATATCATGGTCATTCAACGTCCTCCCGTTTATAGTGGAACAGGAACAACAACTGTGATGAACCCGATGTTGATTACTGAAGTTTTATCTAAATCAACACAAAATTATGATCAAGGTGATAAATTTACTTATTATCGTTCTATTCCAGAATTACAAGAATATATTTTAATTGCTCAACAAGACTATAAAGTCATGCAATATGTTAAAAATGATAAAAGTCAGTGGATTTTAACTGAATATGAAGGAGAAACCTCACAGTTTAAATTAGCTTCTTTTGATATTCATTTTAATTTTAATGAACTTTATGAAGGTGTTGATTTTAATCAACAAGAATTTTCAAATAATCAAAATTTATCCGAATAA
- a CDS encoding precorrin-2 C(20)-methyltransferase has translation MINNLSQSFGQLYGIGVGPGDPELITLKGYHLLQQVPIVAFPSGIGEKPGIAEQIITPWLKSDQLKLPLTFPYVQDEVILHQAWQQAAETVWLYLEQGQDVAFVCEGDVSFYSTFTYLAQTLKQFRPEVLVQTIPGICSPLAAVASLGIPLTIRDQKLAILPAIYAIADLETTLHQADVVVLMKVSSVYQQVWDVLQRFNLLEQTYIVERATLPNQVIYAGLSDRPHLRLSYFSILIIKTTLAHTGKQTC, from the coding sequence ATGATTAATAATCTATCTCAATCTTTCGGTCAATTATATGGAATTGGTGTAGGGCCCGGTGATCCTGAATTAATTACCTTAAAAGGCTATCATCTTTTGCAGCAAGTTCCAATTGTCGCCTTTCCATCAGGAATTGGGGAAAAACCAGGAATAGCCGAACAAATTATTACCCCTTGGTTAAAATCCGATCAGCTTAAACTTCCCTTAACCTTTCCCTACGTTCAAGATGAGGTCATTCTCCATCAAGCATGGCAACAAGCCGCTGAAACCGTTTGGCTTTATTTAGAACAGGGACAGGATGTGGCGTTTGTTTGCGAAGGAGATGTCAGTTTTTATAGTACCTTCACCTATTTGGCACAAACCCTCAAACAATTTCGTCCTGAAGTTCTAGTGCAGACTATCCCTGGAATTTGTTCTCCCCTCGCGGCGGTAGCAAGTTTGGGTATTCCCCTCACCATTCGGGATCAAAAGTTGGCAATTTTACCTGCAATTTATGCGATCGCCGACTTAGAAACAACCCTGCACCAGGCGGATGTTGTGGTGTTGATGAAAGTTAGTTCCGTTTATCAGCAAGTTTGGGACGTGTTACAACGGTTCAATTTGCTAGAACAGACTTATATTGTAGAAAGGGCGACCCTACCTAACCAAGTTATTTATGCTGGGTTAAGCGATCGCCCCCATTTACGTTTATCCTATTTTTCGATCCTGATTATCAAAACAACCCTGGCTCACACGGGGAAGCAAACGTGCTAA